CGCTGCGTGGTGGCGAGCACTGGGCACCAGACGCACCAGTGGGTGCTGGATCCCAGGTACCAGCACCAACGGGCACCGGCCACCTTCGGGGGCATCACATGGGTGGTTCGGTGGGAGGTCGTGGTGGCAGGTGGGTGCACGAGGGTCGTGCGCTGTGGGGTGTGGGGGACACTGTGGCTTCAAGGGGATGGGGTGCATGAGCCAGTGTCGGGTGTGTGCCAGGTGTTGCTCAAGTGGGAGCCGTGGTGTGTGTAGACACACACGCACACCCTGCCACCCGCCCCATCCTGCAGGCTCTGTCCTCGCTGCGGTCCCCCCGGTCTGCGTGCTGTCACCCGCATCCCTGGCCATGTCCGTGTCGAGCCCCTCGGATATGgagagcagcccctgcctgctgccagagCCCTGGGGCTCCCAGGGGGAGGATGTGGAGCCCGGGGAGGAGAAGGTCTGTGCTGTGTGTGGGGACCATGCCACCGGCTACCACTTCCACGTCATGACCTGTGAGGGCTGCAAGGGCTTCTTCAGGTGGGGGCTGCCATCGCAGGGGAACCCATGGCTGCTCTGCGGCactggatgggagccaggggaCGGGGTGAGATGGGACAGAGTGGGGTGAAATGGGATGGGATGGAAGAGGGGGACAAGACAGGATGGGGCAGGACAGGGTGGACTGAAATGGGACAcaatgggatgggatgggacagggTGGGATGGGACAAGATGGGATTAAATGGGACAGGATGGGGTGGGACAGGGCAGAATAGGTCAAACAGGATGGGACAAGACATAGCGGGGTGGGATGGAAGAAGATGGTCCCATGGACAGGGACTGGGTAGGACAAGACAGGACGGCCACTCAGGCCACCTTGCTTCTCTGGAGCACAGCGGTGACAGGGTCCTGGGGGCTGGAAGTGGCCCCCACCCTGGGAGATCCTGTCCCCCAGCCCTtgctgcccctctgcccccctcGGGGGGACACGGTGACAGTCCCCATGGCCTCACGGCAGGGCCCCGTGCCTGTGTCCCCCCAGGCGCTCCATCAACAAGGGCGTCCACTTCACCTGCCCCTTCACCCAGAGCTGCCCCGTCACCAAGGCCAAGCGTCGGCAGTGCCAGGCTTGCCGCCTCCAGAAGTGCCTCGATGTGGGCATGCGGAAGGACAGTGAGCACAGTGGCACAGGGACAGCGGGGAGGACAcgcgggagagggaatggggtGATACAGGGGAGACCTGAGGGGAAGAGGGGGAtgtggagcagaggggaaagggaggacCTGAGTGGGAcgaaagggggaaaggggatGAGGGGGACCTggaggggacacggggagaCATGGGACAGAGAGGAGAGGCCTGGGTGAGGTCGTAGGGAAGGACACGGGGGCAGAGGGGATGGGGCAGCCCAGGGGCAAGGGGACAGCAAGGGATGGTGGCATAAAGGTGACAGCAGGGGGGGTGTGGGAGAGAGGGGACAAGTGGAACCCCCTTGGGGTGAGGGGACCACAGGGCAGTGGTGCCTCTGAGCACCCAGGGGGCCATGGGGGGCCTGTGCCACCAGCGACCCGGTCCCCGGGCCGGGGGTGACGGTGGTGGCATGGCGGCAGTGATCATGTCAGAGGAAGCGCTGAGGCAGCGGCGGGCACTGCGGGGGCAGCGGCGGCTGGCACGGGAGCAGCCGGGGGGGCTGACAgcggagcagcaggagctcatCGGCATCCTCATCGCGGCCCACCAGCGCACCTTCGACTCCAGCTTCTCCCAGTTCACGCACTACTGGGTAAGTGGGGCCCCCGGGACCTGACTGTCCCCACGGGTGCCCCAGCACGGTGCTAACGCCCCAACTGCCGCCGCCGCAGCCCGCCGTACGCCTCTATGTTCCCAGCCCACGGCCACAGAGCCCATCGCAGCCGGGCATCCCTGCCGCACGGACACCATCCCTGCAACCGGACTGCCTGGATGAGGATGTGCTGCCCGATGTCTTCTCCATGCTGCCCCACTTTGCCGACCTCAGCACCTTCATGATCCAGCAGGTCATCAAATTCGCCAAGGAGATCCCAGCTTTCAGGTCTGTGGGGAGGCACTTGCGGGAGACCCCTGCCACTGCCCTGGCCCTGATGCCTCCCCtcatcccccccgccccggcaggAGTTTGCCCATCGACGACCAGATCTCACTGCTGAAAGGGGCCACGCTGGAGATCTGCCAGATCCAGTTCAACACAGTCTTCAACACAGAGACCAATGCCTGGGAGTGTGGGCAGCACTGCTACACTATCCAGGACGGAGCCCTGGGTGAGGGGGGGAGGAATGGCAGCACTGGGAAGCAGGGGACAGCCACGTCCCCATCCTGGCTTGCCCATCACCACCACGCTCCCCCCAGCTGGTTTCCAGCAGATCTACCTGGAGCCGCTGCTCAAGTTCCACATCAGCCTGAAGAAGCTGCAGCTGCATGAAGCTGAGTACGTCCTGCTCCAGGCCATGCTGCTCTTCTCGCCAGGTAGGGACTGTGGGGACCGCGGCGGCACAGCATCCCCTCGGCCCCGCTGATGGCCGCCTGtccaccctgcacccccagaCCACGCCAGCATCGCCCAGCGGGACTTCATCGACCAGTTCCAGGAGAAGGTGGCCCTGACGCTCAAGAGCTACATCGACCACTGGCACCCCATGCCCGAGGGCAGGTatgtgctggggggggttggcACAACTGCAGTCCCCTCCGCCATGGCGACAGCAATGGGATCTGAGCCGGCTGTCCTGTTCCCCCCCCAACCAGGTTTCTCTAcgcaaagctgctgctgctcttgacAGAGCTGCAGACGCTGAAGGTGGAGAACACACGGCAGATCCTCCACATCCAGGACCTGTCCTCCATGACACCGCTGCTCTCTGAAATCATCAGCTAGAGCCCAAGCTGGCGGTGCCCACACCATCCCCTGGCCCCTGGCTGAGCACCGGGGCTCACCAGCTACCAGTGCACTTTACAGGGCAGAGTAAAGctcctttatttttccaggCTCCGTGCGTACGTGCACACAGGCACCGCCAGCACCTCCAGCCCCCACCACGGCCCGGAGCCACCCCCTGCGCCACcagagggaaactgaggcagagcaggggtgggagcagagggaagCGCGGCGCTGGGGCAAGGAGGGCGGCACAGGCAAACACCAGGGCCGACGGAGGCCCCCAGCCccaagcagcagctgcttctcagcCCAAAGATGCTAACAGCCGCCACGCGCTGTCACACAGTGTCCCCCAGCCATGAGGGACCAGGTCCCCCCTCCGCAGGCTCCCCCAGCACCACAGCATGAGAGCGGGGCCCAGCCAGCGCCCCCGCGACACGGCACGGCGGCTCCCTGAGCAGGACGGTGGCACGTGCCGCCCGCCTCTGCGGCCCCTCAGCCCACGATGACACTGAAGCCGCAGTGGAAACGGTTCTTCCAGTGGTTGAGGAAGGCGCCCAGAGCGAGGGTGACAGGCAGGGGGGGCAGCTTCTTCTCCAGCACCCCCCCAACACTCCAGTTACTGTCCAGGAGCCCTGCGGGGGGAACAGGGTGAGCGCCCTGCCAGTGCCGCGGCTGCCAGGTGCCAGCGTGGCTCCTCGCTCACCTCTGAAGACCATGTTGGCTTGTGGCAGGTTAAGCTGGTAGCCAAAGGCGAAGGTGGTGTCCTGCAGCCGCGTGTTGGCCTCCAGCTCCACCCCGACCTGCACCTGGGGGGCAGAAAACGTGaggccctggggggggacagggacacacAGGTGACGAGGACACACAGGGGACGCTCACCTGCTCGTTGGCTCGGTGGTAATAGCTGGCATGGGCACCACCGTACCCCACGTTCAGCGTTGCCACCCACTTcagagctggaagagaagaagCAAAGCGGAGGGCGAGGGGAGCCGGGGCATCCCCCCAGGGCCAGCACAGTGGGTGGGACCCCCAGGGCCACGCCCGCAGCTCTCTCGAGCGTGGGGCACCCGCGTACCCGTGTATTTGCCCGCCAGCGTGAGGAtggctccctcctcccccggACGCCGGTGGTAAACCATCTCCCCACCCAGGACCAGGCGGGAAGTGACGCTCTGGAGGAAGTGGGCCACCAGGATCACTGTGGGGACAGCACGGCCCTCAGCGCTCGGCCCCCCCGGGCCCGGCAGCTGGGGGAGGGTACACCCCGCTCACCAGACTCGCCAAGGAGGTCGGGGTTGCCCAGCGTGATGGTGGCGGTGCAGTCATCCCCCCGGTACTCGCTGTCGAACTGCCACGTCACGAACTTGGCCTGGTGTGTCTGCAAGGGGACGGGCACCATGGCGGGTCCTGCCACGGTCCCCGCCACCACCTGGGGGTGACGGAGATGCCCCGGCATCCCCCCGCCCGACCTCGGGGTCCTCTCCCACCCGGCCCTACCTGGAAGACAGCTTTGGTGCGGATGCGCTCGGCCACGAGGTGCAGCACTTGGGCGTTGAGGCTGCCACTGTTGTCCATGTCCCCGACCAGCGTGGGAAAGGCCTAGGGACAGATCGGGGGGGGGTCagctggggggacagggacacccccATCCCCTGGCTTGAGCCACAGGCTGGGACCCCCTCATCCCCCAGGTAGCCCCCACCCATCCTGGTGCCATTTCAGAGCCTTTCAGCCACCCCAGGGCCACCCACTGTCCCAGGGCCACCCCAGGGCGCAGGGTCTCACCTCAGTGGGGCCGAGCTGCCGGTCCCCCACGAAGGTGGCGTTGAAGTGGTAGCTGGAGGGGCCGAGGGTGCTCATGTGGACCGTGTGCGTCACCTGCGGGGACGACGCCTCAGcgggggacagggggacagcCCGGGGGTGGCAGCGCCCGCCCCCCTGCAACACGGTGTTCGCCCCCCCGCGGGTCCCTGCCTGTCTCCCTGACCTGGAAGTGGCTGCTCAGGGTCTTGGTGACGATCAGCTTCACCCCCTCCATCTGCTGCGGGAAAACCTCTGGGGGAGAGCAGGGACTGAGCGGGGCCTCCGCTGCCGCCGccccacccccccggccagACTGCCGGTGCcacccctcctctcccacagccACTCTCCCGCTGCCCACCCCGGTGCCCCTCCGGTACCAGCCCGTCCCCCGGCGCcgccaggaccccccccccattgcTGCCGGGGCCACCCGGGGGCCCGGCCCCGGTGTCCTCTCGGCCCCCGTACctcccccgcccggcccggccccacCTTTGCACTGCCGGTGCAGCTCATCGAAGCTGCCGGGGCTCCCGAGCGGCTCCCCCCGGCGCGGGGCCCGGGGCGCAGCGGGGCCCAGCACGTTGCCCatggcccggcccggcccggccctaCGGCCGCCCGCCCCCCTCGTCCCCGCCGGGCGCCGCCATCGCGGGTGCGGGTACCGGAAGCGGCTTCGACAGGTCCGCACCCGCCcgaggccgccgccgccatggcgGGCGCGGGCAGCGCTCGCCGGCCATTGGCCgagccggcggggcggggccgcggccgaCAGTGCTCCCCGGCCCCCCGGTCCCGCGCGGCGCCGTTCCGGGGCTGCCGCGTTCCGCCCCCGCCGCGCTcagccggggccgccccgcgcACGCCGCCCCACCCCGCCGTGTGTGTCCACGCGTGTCCCGTGTGCCACCCGTCTCCTccctggccccgcccccccatccCGTTTCCCCCGTCGTGTCCCGTGTCCCATATCCCCTCCCCGCATCCCTGGACcctcctggctgtgtcccaaTTCCCCGCCACCCTGTGCCCCCCACGTCccctccctgtgtccccccctcTGACCTGTCTTtcccccccatctcccctgccctgtgtcccctccaCACCTCCCCTGCTTGCCCCGTATCCCCAGTCCCAcacccctctccctgccccgtGTCCCTGGACCTTCCCCATGTCCCCCGGTCCCCAtcccctgtccctgctgccgTCACCAGCAGCTTTCCTGGAAAGGGCTGGCACGAGCAGGGGctcaggaggggaaggggccCCAGTGGCCCCACTGGTGACCCAGGGGACAAAGAGTTTTTGTCCTCAGTGCTGCCCAGGTGCCCTTTGGCCCTGTGTCCCCAAACAGCACCGGAGCTGGCCCCAGGCCTGGCCCTGAGGTAgggtgtccccagggtcccccccGATGGGTGCCTCCTCCAGGACCCCACGGGGACGGCCCCTGCCTGACCCAGGCTGAGTCACACCGTCACGTTGGCAGCCGAGGGTCAGCGATAAGGCGGGCGATGACCTTTGCCCCGCAGGCAccggggccggccgggctgTGCAGCCCCACAGGGTACCCCCGCCAAGCCAGGACCCCGGGGTGGGGCGGCCGCTGAAACCCacggggctggggcagagggcCTAGTGGGTGCTGGAGTGGGGGTATGGGGCggctctggggctggggggggagccctggggctgctctgGGGGTCCTGCTATGCTGCAGGGTTACAGCATGTTGCGGGGCTGCGACACGCCACAGGGCCACACGTGCCACAGGGCTCCCACATGCCACAGGGCCACCACATGCCACAGGGCCACTGCATGCCATAGGACCAGCCAAGCCCCCGCTGTGGCAGCCCCGGTTCCCAAGGGCCCCCACAGCCCCAGTCCCTGGGCCATTGTCACCCACCACCTGTGTCCTGCCTAGGGCTGTGGGGCATTGGGAACACAG
This genomic window from Haliaeetus albicilla chromosome 10, bHalAlb1.1, whole genome shotgun sequence contains:
- the NR1I3 gene encoding nuclear receptor subfamily 1 group I member 3 isoform X1, translated to MSVSSPSDMESSPCLLPEPWGSQGEDVEPGEEKVCAVCGDHATGYHFHVMTCEGCKGFFRRSINKGVHFTCPFTQSCPVTKAKRRQCQACRLQKCLDVGMRKDMIMSEEALRQRRALRGQRRLAREQPGGLTAEQQELIGILIAAHQRTFDSSFSQFTHYWPAVRLYVPSPRPQSPSQPGIPAARTPSLQPDCLDEDVLPDVFSMLPHFADLSTFMIQQVIKFAKEIPAFRSLPIDDQISLLKGATLEICQIQFNTVFNTETNAWECGQHCYTIQDGALAGFQQIYLEPLLKFHISLKKLQLHEAEYVLLQAMLLFSPDHASIAQRDFIDQFQEKVALTLKSYIDHWHPMPEGRFLYAKLLLLLTELQTLKVENTRQILHIQDLSSMTPLLSEIIS
- the TOMM40L gene encoding mitochondrial import receptor subunit TOM40B isoform X2, whose translation is MGNVLGPAAPRAPRRGEPLGSPGSFDELHRQCKEVFPQQMEGVKLIVTKTLSSHFQVTHTVHMSTLGPSSYHFNATFVGDRQLGPTEAFPTLVGDMDNSGSLNAQVLHLVAERIRTKAVFQTHQAKFVTWQFDSEYRGDDCTATITLGNPDLLGESVILVAHFLQSVTSRLVLGGEMVYHRRPGEEGAILTLAGKYTALKWVATLNVGYGGAHASYYHRANEQVQVGVELEANTRLQDTTFAFGYQLNLPQANMVFRGLLDSNWSVGGVLEKKLPPLPVTLALGAFLNHWKNRFHCGFSVIVG
- the TOMM40L gene encoding mitochondrial import receptor subunit TOM40B isoform X1, whose amino-acid sequence is MGNVLGPAAPRAPRRGEPLGSPGSFDELHRQCKEVFPQQMEGVKLIVTKTLSSHFQVTHTVHMSTLGPSSYHFNATFVGDRQLGPTEAFPTLVGDMDNSGSLNAQVLHLVAERIRTKAVFQTHQAKFVTWQFDSEYRGDDCTATITLGNPDLLGESALKWVATLNVGYGGAHASYYHRANEQVQVGVELEANTRLQDTTFAFGYQLNLPQANMVFRGLLDSNWSVGGVLEKKLPPLPVTLALGAFLNHWKNRFHCGFSVIVG
- the NR1I3 gene encoding nuclear receptor subfamily 1 group I member 3 isoform X2, encoding MSVSSPSDMESSPCLLPEPWGSQGEDVEPGEEKVCAVCGDHATGYHFHVMTCEGCKGFFRRSINKGVHFTCPFTQSCPVTKAKRRQCQACRLQKCLDVGMRKDMIMSEEALRQRRALRGQRRLAREQPGGLTAEQQELIGILIAAHQRTFDSSFSQFTHYWPAVRLYVPSPRPQSPSQPGIPAARTPSLQPDCLDEDVLPDVFSMLPHFADLSTFMIQQVIKFAKEIPAFRSLPIDDQISLLKGATLEICQIQFNTVFNTETNAWECGQHCYTIQDGALAGFQQIYLEPLLKFHISLKKLQLHEAEYVLLQAMLLFSPDHASIAQRDFIDQFQEKVALTLKSYIDHWHPMPEGSCCCS